In Sulfuriferula thiophila, the genomic stretch CAGGTTTCGCACCTTTCTTGCCGCCGTTGTGGCGCAAGATGATGAGTTTGGGTGGCTGGCGACTACCCTGGGCAACAGCGAGAAGTGAGCCCATGCCCAGTTTTTCCATGTCCTTGCGTTCCAGAACTTCGCATTTGAGCGGGAATTCCTTGGCCAGGCTTTGTGCCTGTTCGGCCAGGTAGGTTGGCGTGCAGATGTTGCCGGGCAGGTTACCCAGATCTTTGGCAAGTTCTACGCCAGCAGCAATGGCCCTGGCTTGAGCCAGTGCGGCCGTAGCGATTTTGGTATAGGCCGGAGCAACATTGAGGATCAGTTTCTTCAGTACTTTGCCACTTTCTTTGGCGTCGTCTTTTTTGCTTTTTAATTTGCCGGGCTGGAAGCGTTGCGCATAAGCTGCGAGCACAGTCTGTTCTATCTTCCAGGCGATGTCGCGGCCGGCGACAACTTCGTCGAGCAGATACAGTGCGGCGCTGGTTGCGCCGGTGCTGTTCAGGCCGCTCAGCGCGGCGTTGATGCTGGTGAGGAAAGCTTTGCTGTCGAACGCATCGGCTTTGCCGAGACCGACCAGCAGTACGCGCTCATTGCCCAGTTGCGGCACGTGATGCAGTAATAATGTGCTGCCAACGCGACCGTTCATGTCACCCGTTGCCATAATTTTGGATAAATAACCCTGACTTGCGCTATCCAATTCTTGTCCGCTAGCGGATAATTGGCGGGATTCAAATACACCGATAACAACACAGGCGGCGCGTTGTTTTTCTGGTTGAGTGTTTTTTATGCTAAATTCCACGGGGGGGCTCCTGCGTATGAGTGAATACCCCCATTATTTGCAGTCTTCCGTTAAAAGTCAAAACTAAGAAAAAATTACCATGCTTTTTCGCCGCGCCTTGATGCGTGAACTCATTTTTAATTACCTCGGTGTGTTTCTGGTGCTGCTGACCATTACCCTGACGACGTTGTTTATACGTCTGCTGGGTGAAGCGGCGCGAGGTGAGTTGGCGGTAGAAGCGGTGCTGGCGTTTCTGGGATTCGGCGTATTCAATTTCCTGCCGCTGCTGCTGTCGTTAACTTTGTTTATTGCCATCATCATGGCTGTGTCCCGCGCCTATCGTGAAAGTGAAATGGTGGTGTGGTTCAGTGCGGGGCTGAGTCTGACCGCTTGGATACGACCAATTCTGACTTTTGCACTGCCGGTGGTGCTGGCCATCGCTGTGTTGAATCTGGCGGTAATTCCCTGGGCGTTGAGCAAAAAAGATGAATTCAGGCAGTTGCTGAATAATCGTGATGAGTTGTCGGTGATAGCGCCCGGCATGTTTACCGAATCCAAGCAGGCGGACAAGGTGTATTTTGTCGAAGGTCTGGCCAGCAATGGCACGCGCGTCAAGAATGTGTTCATGCAGTCGGTGGAGAATCACACACTGGGTATCACCGTCGCACAGGAAGGGCATCATCAGCAATTGAGCAATGGTGAACGTTATCTGGTGCTGGAGAATGGGCGGCGTTATGAGGGGGTGCCGGGACAGGCCGATTATAAAGTGGCTGAATTCGGCCGTTACTGGATGCGCCTTGAGCCGCAGACGGTAGCGCTGCATCGTGATTTCGGCGCCAATGCCTTGCCGACACTGGAATTGCTGCAACATCCCACCGCAGTGAATCTGGCGGAATTCATATGGCGTTGCGGCTTTCCGATTAGTGCAGTGATACTGGCATTGCTGGCGATTCCGTTAAGCTTCGTTAATCCGCGTGCCGGGCGTTCCTTCAGCCTGATTCTCGCGCTGTTAATCTTCGTTATTTATAACAATATGCTGGGTATTATCGAAGCCTGGGTGGCGCAGCAGAAACTATCCTTTATCGCTGGTCTGACCGGTGCACATCTGGTGATGGCAACGA encodes the following:
- the lptF gene encoding LPS export ABC transporter permease LptF, which encodes MLFRRALMRELIFNYLGVFLVLLTITLTTLFIRLLGEAARGELAVEAVLAFLGFGVFNFLPLLLSLTLFIAIIMAVSRAYRESEMVVWFSAGLSLTAWIRPILTFALPVVLAIAVLNLAVIPWALSKKDEFRQLLNNRDELSVIAPGMFTESKQADKVYFVEGLASNGTRVKNVFMQSVENHTLGITVAQEGHHQQLSNGERYLVLENGRRYEGVPGQADYKVAEFGRYWMRLEPQTVALHRDFGANALPTLELLQHPTAVNLAEFIWRCGFPISAVILALLAIPLSFVNPRAGRSFSLILALLIFVIYNNMLGIIEAWVAQQKLSFIAGLTGAHLVMATIMVLMFYQRLTVRKLLWWRK
- a CDS encoding leucyl aminopeptidase, with protein sequence MEFSIKNTQPEKQRAACVVIGVFESRQLSASGQELDSASQGYLSKIMATGDMNGRVGSTLLLHHVPQLGNERVLLVGLGKADAFDSKAFLTSINAALSGLNSTGATSAALYLLDEVVAGRDIAWKIEQTVLAAYAQRFQPGKLKSKKDDAKESGKVLKKLILNVAPAYTKIATAALAQARAIAAGVELAKDLGNLPGNICTPTYLAEQAQSLAKEFPLKCEVLERKDMEKLGMGSLLAVAQGSRQPPKLIILRHNGGKKGAKPVVLVGKGITFDSGGISLKPGAEMDEMKYDMCGAASVLGTLRAAAELKLPLNIIGIIPASENLPDGMAVKPGDIVTSMSGQTIEILNTDAEGRLVLCDALTYAERFDPEVVIDIATLTGACVIALGHHASGLFSDNDELVSEIEQAGVAAHDRVWRMPLWDDYQPQLDSNFADIANIGGRAGGSITAACFLSRFTKKYNWAHLDIAGTAWKSGKDKGGTGRPVPLLTHFLSKRAAS